The proteins below come from a single Triticum aestivum cultivar Chinese Spring chromosome 5D, IWGSC CS RefSeq v2.1, whole genome shotgun sequence genomic window:
- the LOC123119739 gene encoding disease resistance protein PIK6-NP, protein MVSALAGVMTSVIGKLTTLLGEEYAKLKGVHREVEFMKDELSSMNALLQRLAEVDRDLDVQTKQWRDQVREMSYDIEDCIDDFMKNLGQTDIAKRAGLVQSVIQQLKALRARHQISSQIQGLKARVEDASKRRMRYKLDERTFEHGISRAIDPRLPSLYAEPDGLVGIDKPRDGLIKCLMEGVGASVQQQKVISIVGPGGLGKTTLANEVYRKLEGQFQCRAFVSLSQQPDVKKILRSILSQVSQQEYANIDVWDEEKLINAIREFLKNKRYFVIIDDIWSNQAWKIIKCALFPNDVGSKIMTTTRSITIAKLCCSPQHDHVYEIMPLTEANSKSLFLKRIFGLGDMCPPKLEEVSSEIMKKCGGSPLAIITVASLLANKASTNEEWERVYNSIGSTLEKDPGVEEMRKILSLSYDDLPHHLKTCLLYLSIFPEDCEIKRDQLIRRWIAEGFINTEGGQDLEEIGDGYFCDLINRSMVQPVRIQYDGRVYSCRVHDMILDLLISKSIEENFVTFFGGQNQKLVLQHKIRRLSLNCYSREHIAVPSTAIISHCRSLSIFGYAEQMPPLSKFRVLRVLDIENGEDMESSFIEHVSTLCQLKYLRLDVRSISAFPEQLGELQHLQTLDIRWTKIRKLPKSIVQLQNMTCLRVNNLELPEGIGNLHALQELREIKVKWDSLASSLLELGSLTKLRILGLRWCIIDTHGNKEIFVENLVSSLCKLGRLNLRSLCIKSDYGYSIPLKEMYGYSIDFLLDSWFPSPHLLQKFQMDAYYFFPRVPVWIASLDNLSYLDININPVEEEALEILGGLPALLLLCLSSESSAQKQRLVISSNMFICLNDFRFTCWSNGKGLTFEAGAMPSLEKLEVPLDAGKDLDFGIQHLSSLMHVTVKIICGGATVQEVEASEDAIKSAVTHLPNHPTLEIRIWGDENMAEVGFKKNMVEEDQGKAEEEIQTSTQLI, encoded by the exons ATGGTGAGCGCCTTGGCAGGGGTGATGACCTCTGTCATCGGCAAGCTCACCACCCTGCTCGGAGAGGAGTACGCAAAGCTGAAAGGTGTGCACCGGGAGGTAGAGTTCATGAAAGATGAGCTGAGCAGCATGAACGCGCTCCTTCAGAGGCTGGCAGAAGTGGACCGTGATCTTGATGTGCAGACGAAGCAATGGAGGGACCAAGTCCGGGAGATGTCTTATGACATCGAGGATTGCATAGACGACTTTATGAAAAACCTTGGCCAAACTGACATTGCTAAGAGAGCAGGGCTTGTCCAAAGTGTGATCCAGCAGCTCAAGGCGCTGAGGGCGCGCCATCAAATATCCAGCCAAATCCAGGGGCTCAAGGCACGTGTTGAAGATGCAAGCAAGCGACGTATGAGGTATAAGCTCGATGAGCGCACCTTTGAGCATGGCATCTCAAGGGCCATCGACCCTCGTCTTCCATCACTCTATGCTGAGCCAGACGGGCTTGTTGGTATTGACAAGCCAAGAGACGGTCTCATCAAGTGCCTAATGGAGGGTGTGGGTGCATCGGTGCAGCAGCAAAAAGTGATATCTATTGTGGGTCCTGGGGGCCTCGGTAAAACTACACTTGCGAATGAGGTGTACCGTAAACTGGAAGGCCAGTTCCAGTGtcgggcttttgtttctttgtcgcAGCAGCCTGATGTGAAGAAGATCCTAAGAAGTATACTCTCTCAAGTCAGCCAGCAGGAGTACGCTAACATAGATGTCTGGGATGAGGAAAAGCTCATCAATGCAATCCGAGAATTTCTAAAGAACAAAAG GTACTTTGTCATCATTGATGATATTTGGAGTAATCAAGCATGGAAGATTATCAAGTGTGCTTTGTTTCCAAATGATGTTGGGAGCAAAATAATGACAACAACTCGCAGTATTACTATAGCCAAGTTATGTTGCTCTCCTCAGCATGATCATGTCTATGAAATAATGCCTCTTACTGAAGCCAACTCTAAGAGTTTATTTTTGAAACGTATATTTGGCTTGGGAGATATGTGCCCTCCTAAGTTGGAAGAAGTCTCCTCAGAGATAATGAAGAAATGTGGTGGTTCACCCTTGGCGATTATTACAGTGGCTAGCTTGCTGGCTAATAAAGCTAGTACAAATGAAGAATGGGAGAGGGTATATAACTCAATCGGTTCGACACTGGAAAAAGATCCCGGTGTAGAAGAGATGAGAAAAATATTATCCCTCAGCTATGATGATCTTCCCCATCATTTGAAGACATGTTTACTATACCTGAGTATATTTCCAGAAGACTGTGAGATTAAGAGGGATCAATTGATAAGGAGGTGGATTGCTGAAGGATTTATTAATACGGAGGGTGGACAAGATTTGGAGGAGATAGGAGATGGGTATTTCTGTGACCTTATCAATAGAAGTATGGTTCAGCCAGTGAGAATTCAATATGATGGTCGAGTTTATTCATGCCGAGTCCATGATATGATTCTTGATCTTCTTATATCCAAGTCAATTGAAGAAAATTTTGTTACCTTCTTTGGTGGCCAAAATCAGAAATTAGTGCTACAACATAAGATTCGTAGACTATCTCTGAACTGTTATTCCCGAGAGCACATCGCAGTTCCATCAACAGCGATCATTTCTCATTGCCGGTCGCTGAGTATATTTGGGTATGCTGAACAGATGCCTCCTCTTTCGAAGTTTAGAGTTCTGCGGGTACTTGATATAGAAAATGGTGAGGACATGGAAAGCAGTTTTATTGAACATGTAAGCACTCTTTGTCAGTTGAAATATTTGCGGCTCGATGTTAGAAGCATTTCTGCATTCCCTGAGCAATTAGGAGAACTACAGCATTTGCAGACTCTGGATATAAGATGGACAAAGATACGAAAATTGCCCAAAAGCATTGTTCAACTGCAAAATATGACATGTTTGCGTGTCAATAATCTTGAATTACCTGAAGGAATTGGGAATCTGCATGCTCTGCAGGAGCTAAGAGAGATCAAAGTCAAGTGGGACAGTTTGGCATCTTCTTTGCTGGAACTGGGCAGCCTGACTAAATTGAGGATTCTTGGGCTGCGCTGGTGCATCATCGATACACACGGTAACAAAGAAATTTTTGTGGAGAACTTGGTCTCATCACTCTGTAAACTGGGTAGACTCAACCTTCGATCTCTATGCATTAAGAGTGACTATGGTTATTCCATTCCTCTAAAAGAAATGTATGGTTATTCCATAGATTTCTTGCTGGATTCTTGGTTCCCATCCCCTCATCTCCTCCAGAAATTTCAGATGGATGCGTACTATTTCTTTCCCAGAGTTCCAGTTTGGATCGCGTCACTTGACAACCTCTCGTACCTAGATATCAATATTAACCCTGTAGAAGAGGAGGCATTAGAGATCCTTGGAGGGTTACCTGCTTTGCTGCTTCTGTGTTTGTCATCAGAATCATCTGCTCAAAAACAAAGACTCGTTATAAGCAGCAACATGTTCATATGCCTGAACGATTTCCGCTTCACCTGCTGGAGCAATGGCAAAGGACTGACATTTGAAGCTGGGGCCATGCCCAGTCTTGAGAAGCTGGAGGTTCCATTAGACGCAGGCAAGGATCTTGATTTTGGCATCCAGCACCTCTCTTCCCTTATGCATGTTACCGTGAAGATCATTTGCGGTGGTGCCACGGTTCAGGAGGTGGAGGCATCAGAGGACGCCATCAAGAGCGCAGTTACTCACCTTCCGAACCACCCCACACTGGAAATCCGAATATGGGGTGATGAAAATATGGCGGAGGTCggtttcaaaaaaaatatggtggagGAGGACCAAGGGAAGGCTGAAGAGGAGATCCAGACAAGCACACAACTCATCTGA